A section of the Pectinophora gossypiella chromosome 11, ilPecGoss1.1, whole genome shotgun sequence genome encodes:
- the LOC126370851 gene encoding zinc finger protein ZFP2-like isoform X14, translating into MFEQQIKAEPMSFYTPHSLVHTGPPTIVRSDSNHPSIINMHHHQEDSKDSLIVQQQVHQQEMMEHQQQDMQQDDEGLDDLRVQHHRHQQDLIDQQHDDQLSFKGMDDDGVEMEMDGRQCSQGMGVDLGSVQTKMEVSNGGQSAPRSKPQACKVCGKVLSSASSYYVHMKLHSGNKPFQCTVCDAAFCRKPYLEVHMRTHTGERPFQCDLCLKRFTQKSSLNTHKRVHTEEHIQSLINKVRPYQCDICDKRFTQKSSLGTHKRIHTGERPFQCTVCLKSFTQKCALNLHEKIHTGERPYQCDACLKRFTQKSSLNIHKRTHTVQGRPFQCLSCPAAFTCKQYLEIHTRTHTGERPYQCDICLKRFTQKSSLNIHKRTHSVQGRPFQCLSCPAAFTCKQYLEIHNRTHTGERPYQCDVCLKRFAQKSTLNIHKRTHTVQGRPYQCMECPAAFTCKPYLEIHMRTHTGERPFECDVCFKRFTQKSTLNIHKRIHTGERPYACDICQKRFAVKSYVTAHRWSHVADKPLNCDRCSMTFTSKSQFALHIRTHSAGSCYECSVCGRTFVRDSYLIRHHNRVHRDNHSNVSANSIAGLAAANNSTNTSFDSSACDLSFVPMVNRYMTSQGTQVSMQDTPSKMSAMSPQSIASISSPPPPHTPTPQPQMSGQMHLAD; encoded by the exons ATGTTCGAGCAGCAGATCAAGGCCGAACCCATGAG CTTCTACACGCCCCACTCACTCGTCCATACCGGTCCCCCTACAATCGTCCGCTCAGACTCCAACCATCCTAGTATCATCAATATGCACCATCACCAGGAAGATTCGAAAGACAGCCTCATAGTCCAACAACAAGTACACCAACAAGAAATGATGGAGCATCAACAACAGGATATGCAACAGGATGATGAG GGCTTGGATGATCTGAGAGTGCAGCATCATCGTCACCAGCAGGATTTGATAGACCAGCAACATGATGATCAG TTGAGCTTCAAAGGCATGGATGATGATGGAGTAGAAATGGAAATGGATGGTCGCCAGTGTTCTCAG GGTATGGGTGTGGATTTGGGGTCAGTTCAGACTAAAATGGAGGTATCGAATGGGGGTCAGTCGGCACCGCGATCCAAACCGCAAGCCTGTAAG GTTTGCGGCAAAGTCCTGTCGTCTGCGTCGTCCTACTACGTCCACATGAAACTGCACTCTGGAAACAAACCCTTCCAGTGTACG GTTTGCGACGCGGCGTTTTGTCGCAAGCCCTACCTGGAGGTGCACATGCGCACGCACACAGGCGAACGGCCCTTCCAGTGCGATCTGTGCCTCAAACGCTTCACGCAGAAGTCCAGCCTTAACACGCACAAGCGCGTCCACACCG AGGAGCACATCCAATCGCTGATCAACAAAGTGCGCCCCTATCAGTGTGACATCTGTGACAAGCGGTTCACTCAGAAGTCCAGCCTGGGCACTCATAAACGTATACACACCG GCGAGCGCCCGTTCCAGTGCACCGTCTGCCTCAAGTCCTTCACGCAGAAGTGCGCGCTCAATTTGCACGAAAAAATACATACGG GCGAGCGGCCCTATCAGTGCGACGCGTGCCTCAAGCGCTTCACGCAGAAGTCCAGCCTCAATATTCATAAGCGGACGCACACAG TCCAGGGCAGACCGTTCCAGTGCCTGTCGTGTCCCGCGGCCTTCACGTGCAAGCAGTACCTGGAGATACACACGCGCACCCACACCGGCGAGCGACCCTATCAGTGCGACATCTGCCTCAAGCGGTTCACGCAGAAATCCAGTCTCAACATTCACAAGCGAACGCATTCAG TTCAAGGGCGGCCGTTCCAGTGCCTGTCGTGTCCGGCTGCGTTTACATGCAAGCAGTACTTGGAGATCCACAACCGCACGCACACCGGCGAGAGACCCTACCAGTGCGACGTTTGCCTCAAACGGTTCGCGCAAAAATCCACACTGAATATACACAAAAGAACGCACACAG TGCAAGGTCGGCCGTACCAGTGCATGGAGTGTCCGGCCGCGTTCACTTGCAAGCCGTACCTGGAGATCCACATGCGCACGCACACTGGCGAACGCCCCTTCGAGTGCGACGTCTGTTTCAAACGGTTCACCCAGAAGTCCACGCTCAACATTCACAAGCGAATCCACACCG GAGAACGGCCGTACGCTTGTGATATTTGTCAAAAACGATTTGCTGTGAAGAGCTATGTAACAGCTCACAG GTGGTCTCACGTGGCAGACAAGCCCCTGAATTGTGACCGCTGCTCGATGACGTTCACATCCAAGTCGCAGTTCGCGCTGCACATCCGCACGCACTCGGCTGGCTCCTGCTACGAGTGCAGCGTGTGCGGCCGCACCTTCGTGCGCGACAGCTATCTCATAcg CCACCACAACCGCGTGCACCGCGACAACCACAGCAACGTGTCTGCCAACAGCATCGCAGGGCTGGCCGCCGCCAACAACTCCACTAACACCAGCTTCGACTCCTCCGCCTGCGACTTGAG CTTCGTGCCGATGGTGAATCGCTACATGACGTCACAGGGCACGCAGGTGTCGATGCAGGACACGCCTTCCAAGATGTCGGCCATGTCGCCGCAATCCATCGCCTCTATTT CTTCGCCCCCTCCTCCGCATACGCCAACGCCCCAGCCCCAGATGTCAGGGCAGATGCACCTCGCTGACTGA
- the LOC126370851 gene encoding zinc finger protein ZFP2-like isoform X16 produces MFEQQIKAEPMSFYTPHSLVHTGPPTIVRSDSNHPSIINMHHHQEDSKDSLIVQQQVHQQEMMEHQQQDMQQDDEGLDDLRVQHHRHQQDLIDQQHDDQLSFKGMDDDGVEMEMDGRQCSQGMGVDLGSVQTKMEVSNGGQSAPRSKPQACKVCGKVLSSASSYYVHMKLHSGNKPFQCTVCDAAFCRKPYLEVHMRTHTGERPFQCDLCLKRFTQKSSLNTHKRVHTGERPFQCTVCLKSFTQKCALNLHEKIHTGERPYQCDACLKRFTQKSSLNIHKRTHTVQGRPFQCLSCPAAFTCKQYLEIHTRTHTGERPYQCDICLKRFTQKSSLNIHKRTHSVQGRPFQCLSCPAAFTCKQYLEIHNRTHTGERPYQCDVCLKRFAQKSTLNIHKRTHTVQGRPYQCMECPAAFTCKPYLEIHMRTHTGERPFECDVCFKRFTQKSTLNIHKRIHTGERPYACDICQKRFAVKSYVTAHRWSHVADKPLNCDRCSMTFTSKSQFALHIRTHSAGSCYECSVCGRTFVRDSYLIRHHNRVHRDNHSNVSANSIAGLAAANNSTNTSFDSSACDLSFVPMVNRYMTSQGTQVSMQDTPSKMSAMSPQSIASISSPPPPHTPTPQPQMSGQMHLAD; encoded by the exons ATGTTCGAGCAGCAGATCAAGGCCGAACCCATGAG CTTCTACACGCCCCACTCACTCGTCCATACCGGTCCCCCTACAATCGTCCGCTCAGACTCCAACCATCCTAGTATCATCAATATGCACCATCACCAGGAAGATTCGAAAGACAGCCTCATAGTCCAACAACAAGTACACCAACAAGAAATGATGGAGCATCAACAACAGGATATGCAACAGGATGATGAG GGCTTGGATGATCTGAGAGTGCAGCATCATCGTCACCAGCAGGATTTGATAGACCAGCAACATGATGATCAG TTGAGCTTCAAAGGCATGGATGATGATGGAGTAGAAATGGAAATGGATGGTCGCCAGTGTTCTCAG GGTATGGGTGTGGATTTGGGGTCAGTTCAGACTAAAATGGAGGTATCGAATGGGGGTCAGTCGGCACCGCGATCCAAACCGCAAGCCTGTAAG GTTTGCGGCAAAGTCCTGTCGTCTGCGTCGTCCTACTACGTCCACATGAAACTGCACTCTGGAAACAAACCCTTCCAGTGTACG GTTTGCGACGCGGCGTTTTGTCGCAAGCCCTACCTGGAGGTGCACATGCGCACGCACACAGGCGAACGGCCCTTCCAGTGCGATCTGTGCCTCAAACGCTTCACGCAGAAGTCCAGCCTTAACACGCACAAGCGCGTCCACACCG GCGAGCGCCCGTTCCAGTGCACCGTCTGCCTCAAGTCCTTCACGCAGAAGTGCGCGCTCAATTTGCACGAAAAAATACATACGG GCGAGCGGCCCTATCAGTGCGACGCGTGCCTCAAGCGCTTCACGCAGAAGTCCAGCCTCAATATTCATAAGCGGACGCACACAG TCCAGGGCAGACCGTTCCAGTGCCTGTCGTGTCCCGCGGCCTTCACGTGCAAGCAGTACCTGGAGATACACACGCGCACCCACACCGGCGAGCGACCCTATCAGTGCGACATCTGCCTCAAGCGGTTCACGCAGAAATCCAGTCTCAACATTCACAAGCGAACGCATTCAG TTCAAGGGCGGCCGTTCCAGTGCCTGTCGTGTCCGGCTGCGTTTACATGCAAGCAGTACTTGGAGATCCACAACCGCACGCACACCGGCGAGAGACCCTACCAGTGCGACGTTTGCCTCAAACGGTTCGCGCAAAAATCCACACTGAATATACACAAAAGAACGCACACAG TGCAAGGTCGGCCGTACCAGTGCATGGAGTGTCCGGCCGCGTTCACTTGCAAGCCGTACCTGGAGATCCACATGCGCACGCACACTGGCGAACGCCCCTTCGAGTGCGACGTCTGTTTCAAACGGTTCACCCAGAAGTCCACGCTCAACATTCACAAGCGAATCCACACCG GAGAACGGCCGTACGCTTGTGATATTTGTCAAAAACGATTTGCTGTGAAGAGCTATGTAACAGCTCACAG GTGGTCTCACGTGGCAGACAAGCCCCTGAATTGTGACCGCTGCTCGATGACGTTCACATCCAAGTCGCAGTTCGCGCTGCACATCCGCACGCACTCGGCTGGCTCCTGCTACGAGTGCAGCGTGTGCGGCCGCACCTTCGTGCGCGACAGCTATCTCATAcg CCACCACAACCGCGTGCACCGCGACAACCACAGCAACGTGTCTGCCAACAGCATCGCAGGGCTGGCCGCCGCCAACAACTCCACTAACACCAGCTTCGACTCCTCCGCCTGCGACTTGAG CTTCGTGCCGATGGTGAATCGCTACATGACGTCACAGGGCACGCAGGTGTCGATGCAGGACACGCCTTCCAAGATGTCGGCCATGTCGCCGCAATCCATCGCCTCTATTT CTTCGCCCCCTCCTCCGCATACGCCAACGCCCCAGCCCCAGATGTCAGGGCAGATGCACCTCGCTGACTGA
- the LOC126370851 gene encoding zinc finger protein 271-like isoform X8 → MFEQQIKAEPMSFYTPHSLVHTGPPTIVRSDSNHPSIINMHHHQEDSKDSLIVQQQVHQQEMMEHQQQDMQQDDEGLDDLRVQHHRHQQDLIDQQHDDQLSFKGMDDDGVEMEMDGRQCSQGMGVDLGSVQTKMEVSNGGQSAPRSKPQACKVCGKVLSSASSYYVHMKLHSGNKPFQCTVCDAAFCRKPYLEVHMRTHTGERPFQCDLCLKRFTQKSSLNTHKRVHTDEHMRALMVKDRPYKCELCQMRFTQSSSLNRHKKIHTEEHRRALLAMERPYECGICFVRFTQKSSLGRHGKIHTEEHRRALLEKVRPYQCHICFMRFTQKSSLGRHGKIHTEEHIQSLINKVRPYQCDICDKRFTQKSSLGTHKRIHTGERPFQCTVCLKSFTQKCALNLHEKIHTGERPYQCDACLKRFTQKSSLNIHKRTHTVQGRPFQCLSCPAAFTCKQYLEIHTRTHTGERPYQCDICLKRFTQKSSLNIHKRTHSVQGRPFQCLSCPAAFTCKQYLEIHNRTHTGERPYQCDVCLKRFAQKSTLNIHKRTHTGERPYACDICQKRFAVKSYVTAHRWSHVADKPLNCDRCSMTFTSKSQFALHIRTHSAGSCYECSVCGRTFVRDSYLIRHHNRVHRDNHSNVSANSIAGLAAANNSTNTSFDSSACDLSFVPMVNRYMTSQGTQVSMQDTPSKMSAMSPQSIASISSPPPPHTPTPQPQMSGQMHLAD, encoded by the exons ATGTTCGAGCAGCAGATCAAGGCCGAACCCATGAG CTTCTACACGCCCCACTCACTCGTCCATACCGGTCCCCCTACAATCGTCCGCTCAGACTCCAACCATCCTAGTATCATCAATATGCACCATCACCAGGAAGATTCGAAAGACAGCCTCATAGTCCAACAACAAGTACACCAACAAGAAATGATGGAGCATCAACAACAGGATATGCAACAGGATGATGAG GGCTTGGATGATCTGAGAGTGCAGCATCATCGTCACCAGCAGGATTTGATAGACCAGCAACATGATGATCAG TTGAGCTTCAAAGGCATGGATGATGATGGAGTAGAAATGGAAATGGATGGTCGCCAGTGTTCTCAG GGTATGGGTGTGGATTTGGGGTCAGTTCAGACTAAAATGGAGGTATCGAATGGGGGTCAGTCGGCACCGCGATCCAAACCGCAAGCCTGTAAG GTTTGCGGCAAAGTCCTGTCGTCTGCGTCGTCCTACTACGTCCACATGAAACTGCACTCTGGAAACAAACCCTTCCAGTGTACG GTTTGCGACGCGGCGTTTTGTCGCAAGCCCTACCTGGAGGTGCACATGCGCACGCACACAGGCGAACGGCCCTTCCAGTGCGATCTGTGCCTCAAACGCTTCACGCAGAAGTCCAGCCTTAACACGCACAAGCGCGTCCACACCG ATGAGCACATGCGCGCGTTGATGGTGAAGGACCGCCCCTACAAGTGTGAGCTCTGTCAGATGCGGTTCACGCAGAGCTCCAGCCTCAACCGCCACAAGAAAATACATACGG AGGAACACAGGCGCGCGCTGCTGGCTATGGAACGCCCGTACGAATGCGGCATCTGCTTTGTGAGATTCACCCAGAAATCGAGTTTGGGCCGGCACGGAAAAATACATACCG AGGAGCACAGACGAGCCCTGTTAGAGAAAGTGCGGCCGTACCAGTGCCACATCTGTTTTATGCGCTTCACTCAGAAGTCCAGCCTGGGCCGACACGGCAAGATACACACTG AGGAGCACATCCAATCGCTGATCAACAAAGTGCGCCCCTATCAGTGTGACATCTGTGACAAGCGGTTCACTCAGAAGTCCAGCCTGGGCACTCATAAACGTATACACACCG GCGAGCGCCCGTTCCAGTGCACCGTCTGCCTCAAGTCCTTCACGCAGAAGTGCGCGCTCAATTTGCACGAAAAAATACATACGG GCGAGCGGCCCTATCAGTGCGACGCGTGCCTCAAGCGCTTCACGCAGAAGTCCAGCCTCAATATTCATAAGCGGACGCACACAG TCCAGGGCAGACCGTTCCAGTGCCTGTCGTGTCCCGCGGCCTTCACGTGCAAGCAGTACCTGGAGATACACACGCGCACCCACACCGGCGAGCGACCCTATCAGTGCGACATCTGCCTCAAGCGGTTCACGCAGAAATCCAGTCTCAACATTCACAAGCGAACGCATTCAG TTCAAGGGCGGCCGTTCCAGTGCCTGTCGTGTCCGGCTGCGTTTACATGCAAGCAGTACTTGGAGATCCACAACCGCACGCACACCGGCGAGAGACCCTACCAGTGCGACGTTTGCCTCAAACGGTTCGCGCAAAAATCCACACTGAATATACACAAAAGAACGCACACAG GAGAACGGCCGTACGCTTGTGATATTTGTCAAAAACGATTTGCTGTGAAGAGCTATGTAACAGCTCACAG GTGGTCTCACGTGGCAGACAAGCCCCTGAATTGTGACCGCTGCTCGATGACGTTCACATCCAAGTCGCAGTTCGCGCTGCACATCCGCACGCACTCGGCTGGCTCCTGCTACGAGTGCAGCGTGTGCGGCCGCACCTTCGTGCGCGACAGCTATCTCATAcg CCACCACAACCGCGTGCACCGCGACAACCACAGCAACGTGTCTGCCAACAGCATCGCAGGGCTGGCCGCCGCCAACAACTCCACTAACACCAGCTTCGACTCCTCCGCCTGCGACTTGAG CTTCGTGCCGATGGTGAATCGCTACATGACGTCACAGGGCACGCAGGTGTCGATGCAGGACACGCCTTCCAAGATGTCGGCCATGTCGCCGCAATCCATCGCCTCTATTT CTTCGCCCCCTCCTCCGCATACGCCAACGCCCCAGCCCCAGATGTCAGGGCAGATGCACCTCGCTGACTGA
- the LOC126370851 gene encoding zinc finger protein ZFP2-like isoform X12 translates to MFEQQIKAEPMSFYTPHSLVHTGPPTIVRSDSNHPSIINMHHHQEDSKDSLIVQQQVHQQEMMEHQQQDMQQDDEGLDDLRVQHHRHQQDLIDQQHDDQLSFKGMDDDGVEMEMDGRQCSQGMGVDLGSVQTKMEVSNGGQSAPRSKPQACKVCGKVLSSASSYYVHMKLHSGNKPFQCTVCDAAFCRKPYLEVHMRTHTGERPFQCDLCLKRFTQKSSLNTHKRVHTDEHMRALMVKDRPYKCELCQMRFTQSSSLNRHKKIHTEEHRRALLAMERPYECGICFVRFTQKSSLGRHGKIHTEEHRRALLEKVRPYQCHICFMRFTQKSSLGRHGKIHTEEHIQSLINKVRPYQCDICDKRFTQKSSLGTHKRIHTGERPFQCTVCLKSFTQKCALNLHEKIHTVQGRPFQCLSCPAAFTCKQYLEIHNRTHTGERPYQCDVCLKRFAQKSTLNIHKRTHTVQGRPYQCMECPAAFTCKPYLEIHMRTHTGERPFECDVCFKRFTQKSTLNIHKRIHTGERPYACDICQKRFAVKSYVTAHRWSHVADKPLNCDRCSMTFTSKSQFALHIRTHSAGSCYECSVCGRTFVRDSYLIRHHNRVHRDNHSNVSANSIAGLAAANNSTNTSFDSSACDLSFVPMVNRYMTSQGTQVSMQDTPSKMSAMSPQSIASISSPPPPHTPTPQPQMSGQMHLAD, encoded by the exons ATGTTCGAGCAGCAGATCAAGGCCGAACCCATGAG CTTCTACACGCCCCACTCACTCGTCCATACCGGTCCCCCTACAATCGTCCGCTCAGACTCCAACCATCCTAGTATCATCAATATGCACCATCACCAGGAAGATTCGAAAGACAGCCTCATAGTCCAACAACAAGTACACCAACAAGAAATGATGGAGCATCAACAACAGGATATGCAACAGGATGATGAG GGCTTGGATGATCTGAGAGTGCAGCATCATCGTCACCAGCAGGATTTGATAGACCAGCAACATGATGATCAG TTGAGCTTCAAAGGCATGGATGATGATGGAGTAGAAATGGAAATGGATGGTCGCCAGTGTTCTCAG GGTATGGGTGTGGATTTGGGGTCAGTTCAGACTAAAATGGAGGTATCGAATGGGGGTCAGTCGGCACCGCGATCCAAACCGCAAGCCTGTAAG GTTTGCGGCAAAGTCCTGTCGTCTGCGTCGTCCTACTACGTCCACATGAAACTGCACTCTGGAAACAAACCCTTCCAGTGTACG GTTTGCGACGCGGCGTTTTGTCGCAAGCCCTACCTGGAGGTGCACATGCGCACGCACACAGGCGAACGGCCCTTCCAGTGCGATCTGTGCCTCAAACGCTTCACGCAGAAGTCCAGCCTTAACACGCACAAGCGCGTCCACACCG ATGAGCACATGCGCGCGTTGATGGTGAAGGACCGCCCCTACAAGTGTGAGCTCTGTCAGATGCGGTTCACGCAGAGCTCCAGCCTCAACCGCCACAAGAAAATACATACGG AGGAACACAGGCGCGCGCTGCTGGCTATGGAACGCCCGTACGAATGCGGCATCTGCTTTGTGAGATTCACCCAGAAATCGAGTTTGGGCCGGCACGGAAAAATACATACCG AGGAGCACAGACGAGCCCTGTTAGAGAAAGTGCGGCCGTACCAGTGCCACATCTGTTTTATGCGCTTCACTCAGAAGTCCAGCCTGGGCCGACACGGCAAGATACACACTG AGGAGCACATCCAATCGCTGATCAACAAAGTGCGCCCCTATCAGTGTGACATCTGTGACAAGCGGTTCACTCAGAAGTCCAGCCTGGGCACTCATAAACGTATACACACCG GCGAGCGCCCGTTCCAGTGCACCGTCTGCCTCAAGTCCTTCACGCAGAAGTGCGCGCTCAATTTGCACGAAAAAATACATACGG TTCAAGGGCGGCCGTTCCAGTGCCTGTCGTGTCCGGCTGCGTTTACATGCAAGCAGTACTTGGAGATCCACAACCGCACGCACACCGGCGAGAGACCCTACCAGTGCGACGTTTGCCTCAAACGGTTCGCGCAAAAATCCACACTGAATATACACAAAAGAACGCACACAG TGCAAGGTCGGCCGTACCAGTGCATGGAGTGTCCGGCCGCGTTCACTTGCAAGCCGTACCTGGAGATCCACATGCGCACGCACACTGGCGAACGCCCCTTCGAGTGCGACGTCTGTTTCAAACGGTTCACCCAGAAGTCCACGCTCAACATTCACAAGCGAATCCACACCG GAGAACGGCCGTACGCTTGTGATATTTGTCAAAAACGATTTGCTGTGAAGAGCTATGTAACAGCTCACAG GTGGTCTCACGTGGCAGACAAGCCCCTGAATTGTGACCGCTGCTCGATGACGTTCACATCCAAGTCGCAGTTCGCGCTGCACATCCGCACGCACTCGGCTGGCTCCTGCTACGAGTGCAGCGTGTGCGGCCGCACCTTCGTGCGCGACAGCTATCTCATAcg CCACCACAACCGCGTGCACCGCGACAACCACAGCAACGTGTCTGCCAACAGCATCGCAGGGCTGGCCGCCGCCAACAACTCCACTAACACCAGCTTCGACTCCTCCGCCTGCGACTTGAG CTTCGTGCCGATGGTGAATCGCTACATGACGTCACAGGGCACGCAGGTGTCGATGCAGGACACGCCTTCCAAGATGTCGGCCATGTCGCCGCAATCCATCGCCTCTATTT CTTCGCCCCCTCCTCCGCATACGCCAACGCCCCAGCCCCAGATGTCAGGGCAGATGCACCTCGCTGACTGA
- the LOC126370851 gene encoding zinc finger protein ZFP2-like isoform X17: MFEQQIKAEPMSFYTPHSLVHTGPPTIVRSDSNHPSIINMHHHQEDSKDSLIVQQQVHQQEMMEHQQQDMQQDDEGLDDLRVQHHRHQQDLIDQQHDDQLSFKGMDDDGVEMEMDGRQCSQGMGVDLGSVQTKMEVSNGGQSAPRSKPQACKVCGKVLSSASSYYVHMKLHSGNKPFQCTVCDAAFCRKPYLEVHMRTHTGERPFQCDLCLKRFTQKSSLNTHKRVHTDEHMRALMVKDRPYKCELCQMRFTQSSSLNRHKKIHTEEHRRALLAMERPYECGICFVRFTQKSSLGRHGKIHTEEHIQSLINKVRPYQCDICDKRFTQKSSLGTHKRIHTVQGRPFQCLSCPAAFTCKQYLEIHNRTHTGERPYQCDVCLKRFAQKSTLNIHKRTHTVQGRPYQCMECPAAFTCKPYLEIHMRTHTGERPFECDVCFKRFTQKSTLNIHKRIHTGERPYACDICQKRFAVKSYVTAHRWSHVADKPLNCDRCSMTFTSKSQFALHIRTHSAGSCYECSVCGRTFVRDSYLIRHHNRVHRDNHSNVSANSIAGLAAANNSTNTSFDSSACDLSFVPMVNRYMTSQGTQVSMQDTPSKMSAMSPQSIASISSPPPPHTPTPQPQMSGQMHLAD, translated from the exons ATGTTCGAGCAGCAGATCAAGGCCGAACCCATGAG CTTCTACACGCCCCACTCACTCGTCCATACCGGTCCCCCTACAATCGTCCGCTCAGACTCCAACCATCCTAGTATCATCAATATGCACCATCACCAGGAAGATTCGAAAGACAGCCTCATAGTCCAACAACAAGTACACCAACAAGAAATGATGGAGCATCAACAACAGGATATGCAACAGGATGATGAG GGCTTGGATGATCTGAGAGTGCAGCATCATCGTCACCAGCAGGATTTGATAGACCAGCAACATGATGATCAG TTGAGCTTCAAAGGCATGGATGATGATGGAGTAGAAATGGAAATGGATGGTCGCCAGTGTTCTCAG GGTATGGGTGTGGATTTGGGGTCAGTTCAGACTAAAATGGAGGTATCGAATGGGGGTCAGTCGGCACCGCGATCCAAACCGCAAGCCTGTAAG GTTTGCGGCAAAGTCCTGTCGTCTGCGTCGTCCTACTACGTCCACATGAAACTGCACTCTGGAAACAAACCCTTCCAGTGTACG GTTTGCGACGCGGCGTTTTGTCGCAAGCCCTACCTGGAGGTGCACATGCGCACGCACACAGGCGAACGGCCCTTCCAGTGCGATCTGTGCCTCAAACGCTTCACGCAGAAGTCCAGCCTTAACACGCACAAGCGCGTCCACACCG ATGAGCACATGCGCGCGTTGATGGTGAAGGACCGCCCCTACAAGTGTGAGCTCTGTCAGATGCGGTTCACGCAGAGCTCCAGCCTCAACCGCCACAAGAAAATACATACGG AGGAACACAGGCGCGCGCTGCTGGCTATGGAACGCCCGTACGAATGCGGCATCTGCTTTGTGAGATTCACCCAGAAATCGAGTTTGGGCCGGCACGGAAAAATACATACCG AGGAGCACATCCAATCGCTGATCAACAAAGTGCGCCCCTATCAGTGTGACATCTGTGACAAGCGGTTCACTCAGAAGTCCAGCCTGGGCACTCATAAACGTATACACACCG TTCAAGGGCGGCCGTTCCAGTGCCTGTCGTGTCCGGCTGCGTTTACATGCAAGCAGTACTTGGAGATCCACAACCGCACGCACACCGGCGAGAGACCCTACCAGTGCGACGTTTGCCTCAAACGGTTCGCGCAAAAATCCACACTGAATATACACAAAAGAACGCACACAG TGCAAGGTCGGCCGTACCAGTGCATGGAGTGTCCGGCCGCGTTCACTTGCAAGCCGTACCTGGAGATCCACATGCGCACGCACACTGGCGAACGCCCCTTCGAGTGCGACGTCTGTTTCAAACGGTTCACCCAGAAGTCCACGCTCAACATTCACAAGCGAATCCACACCG GAGAACGGCCGTACGCTTGTGATATTTGTCAAAAACGATTTGCTGTGAAGAGCTATGTAACAGCTCACAG GTGGTCTCACGTGGCAGACAAGCCCCTGAATTGTGACCGCTGCTCGATGACGTTCACATCCAAGTCGCAGTTCGCGCTGCACATCCGCACGCACTCGGCTGGCTCCTGCTACGAGTGCAGCGTGTGCGGCCGCACCTTCGTGCGCGACAGCTATCTCATAcg CCACCACAACCGCGTGCACCGCGACAACCACAGCAACGTGTCTGCCAACAGCATCGCAGGGCTGGCCGCCGCCAACAACTCCACTAACACCAGCTTCGACTCCTCCGCCTGCGACTTGAG CTTCGTGCCGATGGTGAATCGCTACATGACGTCACAGGGCACGCAGGTGTCGATGCAGGACACGCCTTCCAAGATGTCGGCCATGTCGCCGCAATCCATCGCCTCTATTT CTTCGCCCCCTCCTCCGCATACGCCAACGCCCCAGCCCCAGATGTCAGGGCAGATGCACCTCGCTGACTGA